The following proteins are co-located in the Pseudomonadota bacterium genome:
- a CDS encoding toxin-antitoxin system: MAQLVVRDVEPEVKIRLKQRAQKRGHSMEAEVRAILRAAVAADEAPAEPLGTRLRNRFVKVGFDEPVRELRGQIAQPVDLDT; the protein is encoded by the coding sequence GTGGCACAGCTAGTCGTCAGGGATGTAGAGCCCGAGGTGAAGATAAGGCTCAAGCAGCGCGCACAGAAACGCGGCCACAGCATGGAAGCCGAAGTGAGAGCGATCCTGAGGGCAGCGGTGGCCGCGGATGAGGCGCCCGCCGAGCCGCTCGGGACGCGTCTCCGCAATCGATTCGTAAAGGTGGGGTTTGACGAGCCGGTGAGGGAATTGCGTGGTCAGATCGCACAGCCTGTCGATCTAGACACATGA